In the genome of Chrysoperla carnea chromosome 5, inChrCarn1.1, whole genome shotgun sequence, the window aattttcatttgaaaaagatcttataatgaaataattaatgtacctatcgatattattataattgtattttaatttattaatcaaatcaaattgaaattaacaGGTCAATTGAAACAGACAAGTTCTTTAAGCATCAATTTTCattcctaaaatatatttaagggtGAGGAAAGAAGGATCTACAACAATTTTGCAAAGCGTACTTAAATACGGGCTACAACTTTTGaagcaatttgaaaatttatacctGAAAGTAAGGCCACGAATTTTAGGATACAAATACAAATGAAACTAAAGTCGTTGCGACCTAACATAACCCGTGGAGATGGCTTTTAAAGCCATAAAAAAATCAGGATAAAACatcagaaaaattcaaaatatttctggaatttccacaaattttttgtaatggtATTTCTTACAACAATTTGATTACGTAGTTCGGACCAAAAAAGGATGGATCATGAAAGTATCGAAAATCTACGCCGCCTGGCACTAATTGACATAAACTGATCTAGGTATTAAAATGAGTTGGTGTGAGAAGAAACTCAAGCAGAGGCCTTAGGTAGAATGCGAGCGAAAGGATGCCCGAACGCCTGAACTGTGATTCCTATGGTAATGTGTACTATGTGTAAGTCACGAATTCGGATTTCGCGGAGAACATACGGCTGGTTAAGTTGAACATAATCAAAACTCAAGTCAGTTGACGGTTCTTGGAAGTAACGGGGATAGAATTAGAATGAAAGAAGCTTTTAACATTCTCCCTTAAACTAGCATCTCCAGAGTTCGGGAATTTCAGACAATTAGCCATGTTGggcatgtattttatatatttaaacgagcaattcttgtatatatatttatatatatcaacgatcttggaaatggcttcaactgatttcatgaaaataagtatgcaggggttttttggggcgaaaattTCGATCCAgcaagatttcatttttaaaaaacgtcgttttattcgtcttatcatgaaaaactgaaacatgcactgcaaaatatgactcttcctgacatctattcaAATTGGCATAAAATGTGtcattttaactcaaaaaataccaagCAAaactcggtcatccagatattagaATTTATGGAGGATGATGAAAActctattaatattatttctcctTTAGAAACCTTACTGGAACTCAGGTATAGAATTTTTGGGTCTAAATTAATGGACCCATTCGTCTTTGGAGAGGTTCCGGCAAAGAATTACAAATAATCTTCAAATTCATTCTTATATGGTCCTTATTCCATAAAAACACCgacaattttaattcaaatcatttttcgaTGTCTTAATTGCTGACAAGTATTTCAATCGTATCCATTCTTGTGAAGCACCCTGTAAATAGATGCACTAAAGTCGCtctatttttggtattttacataaaatagatagtggtaatttattttttatgtaattggaagttgttattttttttaattttgttttgttaaagaGAACAGTTTAATAAACGTGAACTACAGTTACTGTACagctactaatttaatgaacaatataataatataatcttgATTTTATGACTCCACTATATTCTACTTCACTAACTGTCTAATAGTCCATTCCTCACAACAATTACAAATTCGTATTACTTATAATTGAGGTTAAAACAAGAATTTATATCACAATAATCAAGGTTCAGTTGCACTTGaatcgaataataatttttagataaatgttCGAAAGTATCACAGAAATATTTCCTAAATCGTACCTAAGCGAAAAAATTTAGCGTTGAAAAAATCTCCCTTTTTTGcgaataaacttttgttctatctctaactgtttctaagacccaattgacctatgtggctcatttacgaacacgacctaattttttatgtcctgagcacgctatacaaatttcagcttgatatcttttttcgtttttgagctatcgtgtagACCAGACAGGCGGACTGACAACCAAAAAGGGACTagttagatgattttatgaacccctataccaaaattttgttcgtagcgtcaaaatttttaagcgtaacaaacttgacactaaacttaatataccttgataaatatattCTGTTTTATTATCGGATGTGCGGCCATTAAAAATGAACTTATTACTGGCTTTACTCGAGACTTGTCAATCTACGCACCATGGGGATTACTCACACTGGAAAATACTATCAGATGGGTTGTATTCAAGCGATGTAacataaaataagataaaaaagaaGGTAACTGAAATTTTAGCTACAGAgcataaacacaaaaaaatgactAAACTATTACTTCCTAGAGATATAAACGCCTGGTTTTAAAACTCTACTCCCAAACTGTAGTATTAAACTAGAATAcactatcaaaattatatacaaacaacAAACTTGGCGACAAACTACCTTATGTTGGAAGTCTGTCGGTACGTCTGGTTTGTCGCTAGTAATAAGTCTCTCTCCATTTATTAACTTCTTAAATAATGTACAGAAATACAGAACATGCTCTATTCGGAGCAGAGCATTCAAAAGCGAGAAAAAGGAAGCTTTTTACGAGttccttgaaaaaaaaaatgagaacatcgttgacatttttgaaaagtttaactCTCACaagaagtttaaatttttatcgtacAGAAATTTCTAGAGGACCTTATCCACAAAATACTACCAATATACTTCTAAAACTTATTCCAAGCATTATAGCTATCATTTTCCGATTTAAAATTCAATCGTAGAAGTCATCTTCAAGGAAAAACAAAATGAGGCCCTTGACATATCATCATCATTTTAAGGTCTATTTTTAACCACCGAACCAAAaagagaggtgttataagtttgaccactatgtgtgcgTGTCAGTCTGTGAcatcatagctcctaaacgaatgaaccaatTATGATTTTcctttgttttgtttgaaaggtaatttcatGAGACACCAACAACTAAAAATGAGACGATAACCTTCaaaataggttcagtttggagagagtaataagaaaaaatgtaatttaatgcagagtgttctaagctatgtttcaagtgtaaaTTAAGGCTTCCGTATCCGAAATatttgtcgggttttttttttttttttaataaatttcatttgtaccCGTCCAGCAAAACTGTTTGTTATGATCTTCTTGAATTAACATCATTCAGACTCTCGGATTAAACTTTCACAATTATTACCTAATATATATACGACTTTAAACAGCTCAAAGTTAAAAACCCATGAATACAACATACTCAACCACAACTAGCGCCTTTTTTAAACAGCTATAGCTCGCAAGTAGAGCTGGTGTATAAACAAGCATTTTAACTActttttagaagtaaatttacgatattatttttacttaaaagtaatgtatattatttttattacataattgatatacatttttcattgtcatttaaggttttttttaaataaaaataaactggtCAAGAGCGAAGTTAACTTTTCCAAAAATGGTTCTCAATAAATAAGTGAGTATTCAAGTTTCTATAACattgttataattatactagctgtgaactacccgctttgctgggcaacatccccacttgcacccctccctccacatttccttgcgttggataacagttttgtaatgtacacgtcatgctcttttatttgataccccacttaggtatatttgtaaatattcgataattccttcccactttctcgctacacctttctaccctccgaaggttaaaagaagataaaaacaatagatctttgaagctggttgtatatcgtgtcaatatttgagcttaatcgatgcacaacttttttagtttttgaaacatatccctttcaacccctatttcaaccccttactctactataatatggatgtattatacataaaaaccttcctcttgaatcactctatctattaaaaaaaactgcatcaaaatccgttgcgtagtttcaaagatttaagcgtacatagggacatagggacagaaaaagcgactttgttttataatatgtagtgattaaTTATTGAGTTACTttcaacaaatgaaaacaaacaattggctgagttaattgttgcaatACCATATAcctatagacaatgttgattacggaaACGcgagaaagatagccactcttataTAGCCTCGCAGAACATAAATTCTCATATAATGCATCATTCTACATAATTTGCACATGATTTGCGCCATCAAGGATAAACattgatatttacgaaaaaatgattcaaacaaaagttgtttattttttcataaggaaacttttttacacttaaacttttgttcaatctcaAACAGTTTAcgagataggtcctacggacccaaaacacacttgacctatgttgcacatttacgaactcgaactcactttttacgtactgagtacgctataaaaatttcagcttttagaaaaatatcttttttcttttttgagttatcgtgccgaCAGAagaacagacaaccgaaaatggacttattagatgattttatgaacgcacctataccaaaattttgttggtagcatcaatatttttaagtgttacaaacttgagactaaacttagtataccttgatatatttcatatatacgtggtataaaaaTGAGTTTGAAGGACAGGATTGAGGAAGACGCAACCGAGACCAATCATAGCTGGGAAAAGATTACAAACATAAATGTTGAGGGCCATGGATTGTTAGACAGAAGAATACAAATCGGCTATTTTTTCGTTTAAGATGCGAAACcctaaaaatagttaaattgtATGTGCTGTATCGTATTAAATAATGCAAGTAGATACTTTGGGTGGTGGTGCAGGGTAAATAATGTGGAATAATGTACACGTAATGTAATTGGTATGAAAAAAATGTGATAAGTTATTgggtaattttaattacatcttaatacgtttttatatcgataaccataaaattggacattttaccgcattaaaaattgttgatcgcctttcaaaataaaaatgtaaaactgaaagtgaaaataaaaaaaggaaaacaaaaatttaaattacggGCATCTGTCTTTATAAGGAAGTCAGAGGTGAAAACTTTAATTCCAAACTTTTCTAAAAAGGAtccatattaaaaaaagtaaattattcgaaataatgTAAAGAAGAAAAGTGAAGTATTATGACTCCGTTTTAtcactcaaaaattattcacaaaagCGTTTGGTAAAGGTATGAGCGTATTTTCttctatgaaataaattttctacactgcaaaacaaaaatgattgtcTCTAGAATAAAACTAAACCTTCCAAATTTCATCAAGGATCATTTCAGCCCAAATCAGAAACAAACGAATGGACGAATAAgataaaattgtgaatttacTTCTCCTTAAAACAGCTAGAAAATGATGTGAGagaacttacaaaaaaataagaagCAATTAATAGAAGAATTCAAAGAAGAAACTAATATTTACACATTAAGCGATCGATAATTATAAGTTTCGATGCAaccataaaaaactaaaatttagtaCTCAAGAAAATTtagcaaatataatataatttggcATGAAAACACAGGGATAAAAAATTGGAGATTGTGGAGATATATTCGAGTGggtattcattaaaaatcacttttttttctaattgcTTCTAagatatatgaaaaatgaatcTTCGCAAGGTCCTAAAGGACTATTTCAGACTCTatgacatgttttttttttttatattttggcaAGGATCATTAAGCCATTAAAgtcatttacaaaacaaaatattcattaaattaaatagaactttcgatacaattataatttagaaaaacttctgaaaatacaacaaaatattttataaaaataagtgaGGACGATACATAGACGCTAGGATGTAATACACAGGATTGAGGAAGGCGCTACCGAGACCCATCGGAGCTGGGAAAAGATTACAAACATAAATGTTGGGGGTCATGGATTGTTAAACAGTAGAGAAGAATTAGTGTAACATAAAAATAGACAGCACAGTGTATTTTAGGCGGGGATAGAAGTTTAAAGAATTGGGCTATATAtttaaggatatttttattgtttagggACACGAGGTATGATATATTaataggaaatgattttcatcacAACAATCGTGACCGCAAGCGTAAAAATTTACgtgtttttaaattcttttcttCATCTGCTGTTAGTTTGAATGTGTTGTATATTTTCGCCGCGTCCGGGCCGATCACAGACATAAACGTTGCCACTTAAACTTCTGCAGATTTACTAGCCAGATTAGTTGCCGTAGCATACCAACTGAACTGTTGTatccttagatcatatattttaagctGTATCcaatccaaataattttttgacatgttGCTATCATTGTTAATATTAAGGTATTTTGGAGGTTTTATACTAACTGTAGCTTCTGccattttttctgtttaattttCACTATTCTTTCTttcattaacttttttgttacCACGTGGGTTTTTCTTGGGCCAACATGTTTTATTTAGGTTAAGTTGTAGCacactttcatatttattattttaaccggcaatattattaattcactacttttttttatttatttttaatttcggcACCATGTAAGTGTTTAATAGTAACtcgtattaaaataataattgattctttattgaataatattcttgttacaacataaaaataagtattaatgaCATTCTACATTCGGTGCGTATATCTATTGAATGAATAATCACGTCTTGATTTAAATCACAATGGGCTGCATTCTATTCACCTGACAAtggtcattatttttttttttttttttatttttttttttttatatatattatactgcGTGTTTAACTACTATGGTTATATacgcattatttttttatttcattatttttcattttgattttatttagatGTCTTGTATGGAGTGTAGAGTAAATATATATTGGATAGGGTCGAAAGGAGACTTTTTGAGTCAGATATTATTATTGCACCAGCTATATGGGATTGAAGTACATATTTTAAGGCTTCTAACACAGCAACGCATTCAGCAGCAAAAATAGAAAGTTGGTTGTTAAGTTTAAATTTGCATGATATCTGTGCGTTGCTGTGATAGAAAGCTGCTCCAACCGTCTGAGTGCCGGTCTTAGATGCGTCAGtgtatatataatgtttatttagaTAATTCAATAAcaggaaattttcgaaaatgagATGGGAGAGTACAGGACTATTAACATTTCCCTTCTCCAAGCCGCAGTCGAAATGTACAGCGTTATAACATGTTTAATACAAAGATATAGagtctaaaataaaacaaaaacattttagagTTACACTCCTTCATCAGAACACGACAGAAAAAATAGGTGGGCACCATAAAAATCCTACCcctattaaaaatagaaaaccatgcaacaataataatacaatatcaaACCCCTAGAGCCATCTATGATAATGCAAatgtaaatcaaattaaatcaaatatgtatatttaaactgACTACTAGAGGATTTGTATTTGTTCAGTTATCTCTACGAATGAGGAATACAATTGGATGGATATCTGTCTTCACTATACGTAAATACAGCATGTTCCAGAAACAACCATCTAATCTCCGTAACCTTTCATCGATACTATATGTGGTAGTCCGGCTGTTgtgtagtcaactaggcaatttgtatgacgtaaatgtaatgcaattctctaaaaatatcttaaattaggcaatttgtatgacgtaaatgtaataaaattatctaaaaatattttaaaagtgtcaaaaactaaagttttttttatgtcttCTTTTTAGAAAGAGTCGTAAggtaatgctttttttttttgcacaaacagaatctgtgataaattttcttcatgatgaaaacttttttaaagctCAATCACCGacttatttttgtacaattaacattattgtgagtccATAAGATAcggtgttaaaaatcacaattttaaaatataatatttcaaaattctgCCCCGCGGGAGGCCCccaaactgtgtttattgtgatcaagggactaaaaaaaaaataaaacaataagtgatttcaatgaaaattataaattaattaacgaGTGCtggagaattttttaaatttattaggcACTTAGACACTTAGGAAGAGCAAATCAGCAATTAATATCTCCAAACTTATTTCGACCTATTTACCTAAACCACATAGGACATAGAGTTTTTGAAAAACACATTTCTTCCCCTCATTTTAAGAATGAAAACTCACTTTCACcattcttaaaaaatacaattacctTCTTAATTTTTGCTACTTGTTCAATACAGCAAAAAACCTAAGGTATGTCCTTAGGAGAATTCTAAGTATAGTTTCGAAATCGAAATCCAAAGAAATTAAGACCAAATTAGTTCAGCACATTCTGTATAATCCATCATCAAAGAGTCGATGTCGGTCCGTGAATATGTTGACAGTATACCTATGAACTAACCCATTGAATATATTCCATTGATAATCCATAATTATTGTTCggtatacatttaataatatattgatttgaTTGAGTCTATGTACACACAATACAACtatataatttgattatattgtaattattatctGCACACTGATTATACCTACGGTTTGTACAAggtgatccaaaaaattttctttctggtCTTGAAGCTCtgaatactataaaaatatttgtacgaGTACACTAGGAGTTAAAATAAGCACGATCATCAAAACTAAACTGATCATATGCCTAATTATTGAAACAGAGTATTACAGAGGCCAAAATTCTAAGAAGAAAGTCCTTTCGCAGCgacttaattatattttcgaaGCATCGCGAAAGaacatatttcattttcctatatataaaaaatgttttaggttCGTCATATATAAACCACGAACGAAGTTCCagattataaatagtttttatttgatcaatctgtatttatttatagaatgatTGGATAAATAACACACGAGaatataattatcatataaacaatataaatgtaACCATTTGGGATTTCAAATCATCAGAATAAATCTCTAGGccttatatttcataataacgTCAACATTTTcatatgtgaaaaaaattcaaattaagccaaaatataaaaaaaggctCTAATACTTACCTTGGTGAAAAGTTGGAATGCACTTCTATCGCAATGCActtcttttcttttctatggCCTGTCTATCTTCAATACAGCATGAGATCTTGGGTTAGAAGAAATAAAAGGCTAGACCTATTTTGTATACATGGCCAACCAATTTTTATCTTACCTATTTGAAACTGGTGGataaaactgaaaaacgaaataaattaaaagctggtaatattttaaataaaaacaacaaagtaCGATAAATATGTTGTTCTTATTTTCaagtatcaaattattttcatcattcaCAACATAACAATTTACacgttttacttttttttggataatatacccccaaaaataaaatggaaatgaaaaacttaaaaaaaaaataaaaatctattaattttttttacatacaataatgaaaatataataaattttcaccgTCGGGATTTTTTACTCTCATAACCACTTCGTTCTCTGTCCCTGCTATAATCTTCTCGTTCATCTCGACTACGTTCTCTACTGCGATCACGACTACGATCACGATACTTTTCACGTTCGCGACTACTGTGATGATGTCTGTCGCGATGTTTGCTACTGCTATGAGGTCGTTCACGGTCGCGTCTCACTTCGCGATCTCGGCTTCGCTCGCGTATTCGTTCATAATCATGATTGCCACGATATCGTTCACGATAACGATCATTATctctgtaacaaaaaatttaattctatttgttttaaaaaataaacgagcaagattttacaaaaactttacCTATATTTATCTCTATCTACATCGACATCACGGCTTCTGTCCCTGAGAAAACTATGCTCTGAACCACGATCACGATATATTTCACGATCACGTGTTGCTCTGTCCCTGAGATCATCGTTACGATTCGTACTGGATGTGGCTCGTCCTACCGAGCCATGATCATCTGCTGTTGGTTTATTTGGTCCAACCATAATACCATTAGGAAAACGCTCTTGTAGATGTTTTTGCAAGCGTTGTTGTATTGGAACTGGAATACGTGGAAATAATGTGGAAAACCATTCCAATTTTATTAACCACTGACGTAGCATTTGGCCAATTGTCATATTTTGCCCACCGCCAGCTTTCACATCAAGCTCCTgagagaaaacaaatttaatgaaattttgattttcttgaattggttagtttcataaaaagtttttagaaaatttataaatcatcaaataatttttctagatggcattataaaaatacagtaaTGTCTCACTAGACAGgctatttaattcaaaaaaatcgagattTTACTGTAAATTACAGACGGTTGcacatactttttattaatgatcaatcaaatctttaattatttttacgattttttatcCTGGTTTTTGAAATTACCCTGTATATTCcaaaaacatacacacacaaattttgaaattcttagCGCCTGTTTAATTATAACGATAAACTCCCGCAAGTCAAGTGTCgctaaaatcgaaaaaatcataaaagtttatttttgatttggataaaaaatattgcctaaggtaattaaaagcaaaaaatatatcCTTTATAGATTTCTGACTTTCATAATTATTCCGGGTCAATAATATTCGCTGAAAGTTCGCGATTTTCTCGGTATGTAGCcacaataatcttttttttaaaatttccaaattttaatgaatataatttcatttctgTGACAATTTTTTCACTAGAGACACATTTCTTTATTATGTGTCTGTAAATCCCGATAATGTAATCTCTCTAATAAATGGTCACtaataaatggaaaattgaaTTGGTTTTAAACGTGGCAATCCTGAAAGGAAACAAGGCAACCTTATGCAGCCaattatttgatgattttgaaatGAACAGCAAAGAGATTCTTAAAGGAATACAATAAATCGTTCCGACATACAGATTTGAACTGTATACCAATAAATTGAACGACAAAAAACAatcgaaatgaaataaaaaacaagtgaacatcgttttttttttatatataaatattaaattgatttttgtggTTTGTTCGTGCTCAAATACCTCCCAAAACAGTGTCACACATATAATGAGAGCGCAAACACACGACGttcataatttgtatattttgagtGAGTGAAATTAGTAGTAGGATCCACACCACTTGTGTACAGAATGTCCCAGGTAGAATAACAACAATTGCAAAACAACACTGTATGAATTTGAAACAGcctcaacaacaacaataagacAAGTCTGTGGAAATAACACTTTATcttaaactttttattcaattgttaaatttgaaatcaattcaaatacatatctttatattgttttactgtatgtttttcttctttttaaacactgttttactgtaaaaattactttgaaatttctttaattctaaagttgtttttattttaacatttaaaatattaaaatggcattacagaaataattttaattttttggtttggaaaaaaagttgaaataatttctatttatacaaattgaGTGTCTTTTTTTACTatgcataatatttttagaaaattgaaaattctactttttagtagaCTTTTAACGCAAATATTACTTCTGTAAGCCATAATTAAGACATAATATACCAGGGACGGCGAACCTGTATGTATCAACGTGccatttttgatatgtttaATGAGGCCATAGACGTGCTAGCctttatgacaaatttttcaaCGAAATTTACTATTAAGCTGTGCGTAAACAAACTATACGTCACTAGAAATTGTTGTTAACGATGTAACGACAATAACAAACGAGCTTGCGTTCGTAGGATGACTCCCGTTTGTTCGTAATGTAATACTATATATTGAACTTTGTGGTCAGTGGCGTGTATCAATGGCACGCGTGCTATTGGTTCGCCTACCCTGTAATataccattaaaaatataaaaaaacaaaatatgagtaaaatttCTTCCAAACAAACATTAAAACCTCTctgtagtttatttttatatttaaagtagaGGTTACACTGTACCAATTACTCATAAAGCAATAATTTAacaactaaatataaataaatttgtatatttatattacctACCTCCTCGTCTTCCAAATACGGATCAAACCAATCCAATAAATTTTGTGGATGCTGCGTGTAACGTATGTACATAAAGCCTAACGCACGTATATACGGTGAATCACAATGCGTCAGTAGT includes:
- the LOC123299709 gene encoding pre-mRNA-splicing factor 38B, with translation MEAEYEEGTEYVPKAGSKASNILPLWGNERTMNLNPLILTNIQSSHYFKVNLYELKTYHEVVDEIYYKVSHLEPWEKGSRRTSGQTGMCGGVRGVGAGGIVSTAYCLLYKLFTLKLTRKQLNGLLTHCDSPYIRALGFMYIRYTQHPQNLLDWFDPYLEDEEELDVKAGGGQNMTIGQMLRQWLIKLEWFSTLFPRIPVPIQQRLQKHLQERFPNGIMVGPNKPTADDHGSVGRATSSTNRNDDLRDRATRDREIYRDRGSEHSFLRDRSRDVDVDRDKYRDNDRYRERYRGNHDYERIRERSRDREVRRDRERPHSSSKHRDRHHHSSREREKYRDRSRDRSRERSRDEREDYSRDRERSGYESKKSRR